A window of the Ipomoea triloba cultivar NCNSP0323 chromosome 14, ASM357664v1 genome harbors these coding sequences:
- the LOC116004475 gene encoding epsin-3, protein MSVPPPTKMAQPFLHDFKKQASFFLREKIKTARLALTDVTPAQLLAEEATSGGQGSPDTRTLKMISRAAFEIDDYWRITEIMHKRLERFDRKNWRVSYQALIVLEHLMTHGPESVSKEFQTAQDVIQQMGNFQFIDERGFNWGLNVRKKSERVLQLLENGKLLKEERDKARKITRGIEGFGSFSHRTHAAAEGVKEESTPEPYRKCNSLFIDDGKQEDDTKSESPTISWSGSDDSSMNGSSSSASTLNSFKENMALEEDEEEVNEWSGKGELNPLLSGQITDSRTSNSQEEDHPFTDEPLSTVSLLSASDRILQAC, encoded by the exons ATGTCTGTTCCGCCACCCACCAAAATGGCTCAGCCCTTCCTCCACGACTTCAAGAAACAAGCCTCTTTCTTCCTCAGAGAGAAGATCAAGACCGCCCGGTTAGCCCTCACCGACGTCACTCCCGCTCAACT ATTGGCTGAGGAAGCTACGAGTGGCGGCCAGGGATCGCCGGATACTCGGACCCTGAAAATGATATCGCGGGCGGCGTTTGAGATCGACGATTACTGGAGGATCACGGAGATCATGCACAAAAG ATTGGAAAGGTTTGATCGGAAGAACTGGCGAGTGTCGTACCAGGCTCTGATTGTGTTGGAACACTTGATGACTCATGGCCCTGAGAGTGTGTCAAAGGAGTTCCAGACTGCCCAAGATGTTATTCAACAAATGGGGAATTTTCAATTTATTGATGAGAGAGG ATTCAATTGGGGGCTAAATGTTAGGAAGAAATCCGAGAGAGTATTGCAGCTGCTGGAAAATGGGAAGCTTCTGAAGGAGGAGAGGGACAAGGCCAGGAAGATAACAAGAGGGATTGAAGGGTTTGGAAGCTTCAGCCACAGAACCCATGCAGCAGCTGAAGGAGTTAAAGAGGAATCAACACCAGAACCATACAGAAAGTGCAATTCCCTGTTCATTGATGATGGAAAACAAGAAGATGACACTAAAAGTGAGAGCCCAACAATTTCCTGGAGTGGCTCTGATGATTCAAGCATGAATGGAAGTAGCAGTAGTGCTAGTACTCTAAACAGCTTCAAAGAAAACATGGctcttgaagaagatgaagaagaagtgAATGAATGGAGTGGTAAAGGTGAACTGAACCCCCTGTTGAGTGGACAGATTACTGATTCAAGAACTAGTAATTCCCAGGAAGAAGATCACCCCTTCACCGATGAGCCCCTCTCGACGGTCTCTCTTCTCTCAGCCTCAGATCGCATCCTGCAAGCATGTTGA
- the LOC116004083 gene encoding protein TRM32-like, with the protein MEDPDWTRLRKDDPRSRGSMWRRFKHALGYYGARKKFLKRRTKFVSNDDPDESLKLLDYKPGHMNGSEWSDLLISNANSRLIKSESYPPPGSKRRGGYKPSALKEKEIEVWVSVNSTGESCRHVRTELEKLRNTTSLNDSSADKYTRLFGPSFGKEKVLQTCKSLSVRKEVEIPFLPLRRIRSVSSAESINLHQVESLRSASFVHHYPLSVPEEGSGMNTASLVGENSVGCDGRREKIVSIDDVVGLNLDAIAENVFEELIVLDTSDSSGGEEDFINLFPSDIEEVSAAYKISEVGSEDKCSNAKDDDFAINSSKSLNTGSKNPDISYIMHLLENSGLTTLNFFNDKLFLREQPLSPSRFKEIEAFWHQEGQECCHHKMLFDLVNEVLVHMCEKSFTYYPKALSSGCRVRSLPPDNRLSEVVCGSISSWLRLSAEVQKTTDGIVGHDLEKDDGWMNLQLDSEDVALELEDMTFDDVLDEMIFDDLLEELFDVKL; encoded by the exons ATGGAAGACCCTGATTGGACGCGTCTCAGAAAAGACGACCCTCGCAGTAGAGGATCCATGTGGCGGCGATTCAAACACGCCCTCGGCTACTATGGTGCCCGGAAGAAGTTTCTGAAAA GAAGAACAAAATTCGTTTCTAACGATGATCCTGATGAATCACTGAAGCTTTTAGATTATAAACCAGGCCACATGAAT GGTTCAGAATGGAGTGATCTGTTAATTTCTAATGCCAATTCAAGGTTAATTAAATCCGAGTCTTATCCTCCCCCTGGGAGCAAGAGAAGAGGAGGGTATAAACCTAGTGCCCTTAAAGAGAAGGAGATTGAAGTTTGGGTTTCAGTAAATAGTACTGGAGAAAGTTGCAGACATGTAAGAACAGAACTAGAAAAACTCAGAAACACTACTTCTCTGAATGATTCATCTGCAGATAAGTATACTAGGTTGTTTGGGCCGAGTTTCGGGAAGGAAAAGGTGTTGCAGACTTGTAAGAGCTTGAGTGTGAGGAAGGAGGTGGAGATACCCTTTCTTCCATTAAGAAGGATCCGGTCTGTATCGAGCGCTGAATCCATTAATTTGCATCAAGTTGAGTCCCTTCGTTCCGCCTCCTTTGTACACCATTATCCGTTATCTGTTCCAGAAGAGGGCAGTGGTATGAACACTGCAAGTTTAGTCGGGGAGAATTCGGTGGGGTGTGATGGAAGACGAGAGAAAATTGTGTCGATTGATGATGTAGTTGGCCTCAATCTGGATGCCATTGCAGAAAATGTGTTTGAAGAGTTAATAGTACTGGACACGAGTGATTCTTCGGGAGGAGAAGAGGATTTTATCAATCTTTTTCCTTCTGATATAGAAGAAGTATCTGCAGCCTATAAAATCTCAGAAG TAGGTTCAGAGGACAAATGCAGTAATGCTAAAGACGACGATTTTGCAATCAACTCGAGCAAGAGTTTGAATACAGGTTCTAAGAATCCAGACATAAGTTACATAATGCATCTTCTTGAGAATTCAGGCTTAACTACTCTCAATTTCTTCAATGACAAACTGTTTTTAAGAGAGCAGCCATTGAGCCCTTCACGGTTTAAAGAAATCGAAGCTTTTTGGCACCAAGAAGGCCAAGAATGCTGTCATCATAAGATGCTGTTTGACTTGGTGAATGAGGTGTTAGTTCATATGTGTGAAAAATCATTCACATACTACCCGAAAGCCCTATCTTCCGGTTGTCGTGTTCGTTCATTGCCACCGGATAATCGTCTGTCTGAGGTTGTCTGTGGCAGCATTAGCAGCTGGCTAAGGTTGTCTGCAGAGGTGCAGAAGACAACTGATGGTATAGTTGGGCATGATTTGGAGAAAGATGATGGTTGGATGAACCTGCAATTGGACAGTGAGGATGTAGCACTGGAGCTAGAGGACATGACTTTTGATGATGTTTTAGATGAGATGATTTTTGATGATCTTTTAGAGGAATTGTTTGATGTTAAGTTATAG
- the LOC116003643 gene encoding fasciclin-like arabinogalactan protein 4 produces the protein MAAIISMSHFAPRTVVYLLVLSASFFPVFAINITTLLSSFPDLSDFTNLLSTTAVAADLSGRTSITLLAVPNTFLRSSDLGNFPSSSPSETYAGDVIRYHVLLEYLSWPDLRLIPAGGKIVTTLFQTTGRASSAFGSVNITRNPESGAVTVVSPTSNATVLALIKTLPYNISVFSVNSLLVPYGFDLMASDTQPPSGLNITKALIDAANFNVAASMLTASGVEAEFERDEGGAGLTLFMPTDEAFSDLPASLRFQSLPAEKKAVVLRFHVLHSYYPLGSLESIVNPVQPTLATEQNGAGSFTLNIGRVNGSVAIDTGIVQATVIRTVIDQNPVAIFGVSKVLLPREFFPMNPIGLNKPSGGGGVGGFSGGVAQPPEISLSPDNSPVLYSPPSHLSSPPGFGDNPSSAAGKKVAARILLGLWCIVFHLLLWQ, from the coding sequence ATGGCTGCCATAATTTCCATGTCCCATTTTGCCCCTCGTACAGTCGTGTATTTGCTTGTTTTGTCCGCTTCGTTTTTCCCTGTTTTCGCCATTAACATCACTACTCTTCTGTCGTCTTTTCCTGATCTCAGTGACTTCACTAACCTTCTCTCCACCACCGCCGTCGCCGCCGATCTCTCCGGCAGGACTTCGATTACGCTCCTCGCCGTGCCGAATACCTTCCTCCGGAGCTCCGATTTGGGGAACTTCCCCAGTTCGTCGCCGTCGGAGACCTACGCCGGAGATGTTATCCGGTACCATGTGTTGCTTGAGTATTTGTCCTGGCCGGACCTCCGCCTGATTCCCGCCGGCGGGAAGATCGTGACTACTTTGTTTCAGACTACGGGTCGGGCGTCGAGTGCTTTCGGGTCGGTTAATATAACCCGGAATCCGGAGTCCGGGGCGGTAACTGTGGTTTCGCCGACCTCTAACGCTACCGTGCTGGCCCTAATCAAAACGTTGCCGTATAATATCTCTGTTTTCTCGGTGAATTCGCTTTTGGTGCCGTACGGATTCGATCTAATGGCGTCGGATACGCAGCCCCCTTCGGGGCTGAACATCACAAAAGCCCTAATTGACGCCGCGAATTTCAACGTGGCGGCGTCGATGCTCACCGCCTCCGGCGTGGAAGCGGAATTCGAGCGGGACGAAGGCGGCGCCGGCCTCACGCTCTTCATGCCGACAGACGAGGCGTTCTCGGATCTGCCGGCCTCGCTCCGATTCCAATCCCTACCCGCCGAGAAAAAGGCCGTCGTGCTCAGATTCCACGTCTTGCATTCCTACTACCCGCTCGGCTCCCTCGAATCGATCGTGAACCCGGTTCAGCCGACATTGGCGACCGAGCAGAACGGCGCCGGGAGCTTCACGTTGAACATCGGTAGAGTCAACGGCTCCGTGGCGATCGACACCGGAATCGTGCAGGCGACGGTGATTCGGACGGTGATCGATCAGAATCCGGTCGCGATCTTCGGAGTCTCCAAGGTATTGTTACCCCGAGAGTTCTTCCCGATGAACCCAATTGGACTGAATAAACctagcggcggcggcggagtaGGAGGATTCTCAGGCGGCGTTGCTCAGCCGCCGGAAATTTCTCTCTCGCCGGATAATTCTCCGGTCCTGTACAGTCCACCTTCCCATCTCTCTTCACCGCCGGGATTCGGCGACAATCCCTCGTCGGCGGCCGGTAAAAAAGTAGCGGCGAGAATATTACTGGGTTTGTGGTGTATAGTGTTTCACCTACTTCTGTGgcagtaa
- the LOC116004474 gene encoding U-box domain-containing protein 33-like, with protein MELLTPSVPGPVGIRDLFSGLSSFRRGSYQRDHKEVMASQQLPEVSEEAGGKIHVAVGRKKEDKAVALLQWVCRTFGNSEICILHVHQPSPLIPTLLGRLPASQANPEVVSAFRNEERELMRKHLNSYMKICCRLKVKASIITIEADQIHKGIVDMVNEHNITKLVIGAIPDCMKAKKISRKASYAAKNAPSFCKIMFVNKGKLVFTRQIPEFSDSVVGQSPISLSQPTTSNIIRSQSLRLPKNEIIVLPESFRSGSARHILPAGIENLTHVKEIELDVASSVIQLDSGTPNACTSSTVYSTRSSSTSSGYTSSAEQRLSPDSYTTSGEENLNEQLREIKLESESSRNELLAEILKCNRLEAEAGEAMRKAKAWECAHVREVELRKEAERALRTTIEEQEKHLEEREEISCKLQMAMRNIALLDSRAQEANNRCEEVAGELKLIQNSIATLRKEKQKLQQQKDEAAHWLNRWRSSGKAKGVNTNGAINFRVDSSELVEFSFSDLQIATCDFSESFKIGEGGYGGVYKGELLDRSVAIKKLHPHYMQRQSEFLQQVQILGKLHHPHLVTLLGICPEEWSLIYEYIPGGNLQDRLLHKNNIGSISWKIRSRIVAEIAEGLLFLHSSNPEKIVHGNLKPENILLGSDNSCKICDFGISKLVPNQTLRCPSFRRLSVPKGVFSYTDPEFHVTGTLTPKSDIYSFGLIILQILTGRTPAELYSEVRRAVSCGKLESILDSSAGEWSLYVARRLADLGLNCCERKSRDRPELTPTLVRELEQLHTLEERAVPSFFLCPIFQELMYDPQVAADGFTYEGEAIRGWLESGRDTSPMTNLKLSHLELTPNHSLRLAIQDWLCKL; from the exons ATGGAGCTGCTGACCCCATCGGTCCCGGGACCGGTTGGTATTAGAGATTTATTTTCCGGTCTGTCAAGTTTCAGGCGCGGGTCTTACCAGagggaccacaaggaggttatGGCTTCCCAACAGTTGCCGGAAGTTTCGGAGGAAGCCGGCGGGAAAATCCACGTGGCCGTGGGGAGGAAGAAAGAGGACAAGGCTGTAGCTCTGCTTCAGTGGGTTTGCAGAACTTTTGGGAACTCTGAGATTTGTATTCTTCATGTTCATCAGCCTTCTCCTTTGATTCCCACTCTTT TGGGAAGACTACCGGCAAGCCAAGCTAATCCGGAAGTGGTATCTGCCTTCAGGAATGAGGAGAGGGAACTGATGAGGAAACATCTTAATAGTTACATGAAAATATGTTGCAGATTAAAG GTTAAAGCAAGCATTATTACAATTGAAGCAGATCAAATTCATAAGGGAATTGTCGATATGGTAAATGAACATAATATTACGAAGCTTGTGATTGGAGCTATTCCAGA TTGTATGAAGGCAAAAAAGATCTCTAGGAAAGCAAGTTATGCTGCCAAAAATGCCCCGTCATTCTGCAAGATAATGTTTGTCAACAAAGGGAAACTTGTTTTTACTAGACAGATTCCTGAATTCTCGGACTCAGTTGTAGGTCAATCTCCCATTAGTCTCTCGCAGCCCACCACTTCAAATATTATACGATCTCAATCTCTACGGTTACCTAAGAACGAGATTATTGTCCTTCCAGAATCTTTCCGCTCTGGCTCTGCTAGGCACATACTCCCTGCTGGAATAGAAAATTTGACTCATGTAAAAGAAATTGAGCTGGATGTTGCTTCATCTGTCATTCAATTGGATTCGGGCACACCCAATGCGTGCACATCCTCAACTGTGTATAGCACTAGAAGCTCTAGCACTAGTAGTGGCTATACCTCATCTGCTGAACAGCGATTGTCTCCAGATTCATATACAACATCTGGAGAAGAAAACCTAAATGAACAGCTTCGAGAAATCAAATTAGAATCTGAATCATCAAGGAATGAATTGCTTGCAGAGATTTTGAAGTGCAATAGATTGGAAGCTGAAGCAGGAGAAGCTATGAGGAAG GCTAAAGCTTGGGAATGTGCACATGTTCGTGAAGTTGAACTCAGGAAAGAAGCTGAGCGTGCTCTGAGAACTACAATAGAGGAACAAGAAAAGCATttggaagagagagaagagataTCATGCAAGCTGCAAATGGCCATGAGAAATATAGCTCTCCTAGATAGTCGTGCACAGGAAGCAAACAATCGGTGTGAAGAGGTTGCAGGAGAGTTAAAGCTTATACAAAATTCCATAGCAACTCTCCGGAAGGAGAAGCAGAAGCTTCAGCAACAGAAAGACGAGGCCGCACATTGGCTTAACCGCTGGAGGAGTAGTGGAAAGGCTAAGGGCGTAAATACAAATGGGGCCATCAACTTCAGAGTAGATTCAAGTGAGTTGGTGGAATTTTCATTTTCGGATTTGCAGATAGCAACTTGCGATTTTTCAGAGAGCTTCAAGATTGGAGAGGGTGGATATGGTGGTGTCTATAAAGGGGAATTATTAGATAGATCAGTTGCCATAAAGAAGCTGCATCCTCACTATATGCAAAGGCAATCAGAGTTTCTTCAACAG GTCCAAATTCTAGGAAAACTTCATCATCCTCATCTGGTAACTTTACTTGGCATATGTCCTGAAGAATGGTCCCTTATTTATGAGTATATACCTGGTGGGAACCTCCAGGACCGCCTTCTCCACAAGAATAATATTGGATCTATTAGTTGGAAAATCCGCTCACGCATTGTTGCTGAAATTGCTGAAGGACTTCTTTTTCTACACTCTTCCAACCCTGAAAAGATTGTACATGGTAATCTGAAGCCTGAAAATATCCTTCTTGGTTCTGACAACAGTTGCAAAATATGTGATTTTGGAATTTCTAAGCTAGTCCCTAACCAAACCCTGCGTTGCCCAAGCTTCCGACGTCTTAGTGTGCCAAAGGGTGTTTTTTCATATACAGATCCAGAGTTTCATGTCACTGGGACCCTGACACCTAAGTCAGACATTTATTCGTTTGGGTTAATCATACTTCAGATACTCACTGGACGGACTCCAGCAGAACTGTACAGTGAAGTACGCAGGGCTGTCTCGTGTGGGAAACTGGAATCCATTTTAGATTCATCTGCTGGGGAGTGGTCTTTATATGTAGCAAGGAGGTTGGCAGACTTAGGGTTAAATTGCTGTGAGCGAAAAAGTAGGGATAGGCCCGAATTGACACCAACTCTTGTAAGGGAGCTGGAGCAGTTGCACACCTTGGAGGAGCGGGCAGTGCCCTCCTTTTTCTTATGTCCTATTTTTCAG GAGCTAATGTACGACCCTCAGGTGGCTGCAGACGGGTTTACCTACGAAGGAGAGGCCATACGGGGATGGTTGGAAAGTGGTCGGGATACTTCCCCAATGACCAATTTGAAACTAAGCCACTTAGAGCTAACTCCCAACCATTCACTGCGCCTGGCCATCCAAGATTGGCTTTGCAAGCTGTAA
- the LOC116003596 gene encoding metallothionein-like protein type 2: MSCCGGNCGCTSGCKCGSGCGGCGMFPDVENVKTVTLIQGVAPVNNNTFEGAEMGAEGGDGCNCGSGSCSCGPACNCDPCKC; this comes from the exons ATGTCTTGCTGCGGAGGAAACTGTGGCTGCACCTCTGGCTGCAAGTGCGGCAGCGGCTGTGGAGG ATGTGGCATGTTCCCTGATGTGGAGAATGTCAAGACTGTCACCCTTATTCAGGGTGTTGCACCAGTGAACAA CAACACTTTTGAGGGGGCTGAGATGGGCGCAGAGGGAGGAGATGGGTGCAACTGTGGATCAGGCAGCTGCAGCTGTGGACCAGCCTGCAACTGCGACCCTTGCAAATGTTGA